A DNA window from Mya arenaria isolate MELC-2E11 chromosome 17, ASM2691426v1 contains the following coding sequences:
- the LOC128224759 gene encoding carbohydrate sulfotransferase 3-like — protein MRIDKKVSVWQFMFVGACLMAYYCFIYSTKDCLRPSDGGSHVQTAGTLSVNRIVSQNSTGKGTDIMLVAYMRTGSTFIGDVLGRREDVFYWFEPLHKQRMLQYLRGRHFLCNYFRPICQLISIHDSRSGVYALDLLTNIFNCNITGTIEEISGLKYIWHTPPPSWMEFVTCTHRYTSKHPICAGMLEKSCTNAKHRMVKVLRMDLETLAGLLHTNPRLKIVLLLRDPRGSMNSHLTTTWYKGFLDTDEHVNDDALVLCSRLLNDIKTGKRLQLLHPDRMIIIQYEDIDTENKMEALSKLVDLDKLGENTFKLVTREDHVGTANSGFHPFNFRQQLNWTVNVMMNRHCADVYKELGLRQFDREEDLRDETIPVVINKLPFSVHMQP, from the exons ATGAGGATTGATAAGAAAGTGTCTGTTTGGCAGTTTATGTTCGTTGGTGCATGTTTAATGGCTTACTATTGTTTTATCTACTCAACTAAAG ATTGTTTGCGTCCAAGTGATGGTGGTTCTCATGTGCAGACGGCTGGAACTTTATCAGTAAACAGAATTGTATCACAAAATTCAACAGGCAAAG GTACGGACATAATGTTGGTGGCATACATGCGGACGGGTTCTACATTCATCGGCGACGTTCTTGGAAGGAGAGAGGACGTATTTTACTGGTTTGAACCATTACACAAGCAACGAATGCTACAATATCTTCGGGGGAGACACTTCCTGTGCAATTATTTCAGACCGATATGTCAATTAAT TTCGATTCACGATAGCCGCTCTGGCGTTTATGCATTGGATCTTCTTACCAATATTTTCAACTGTAACATTACTGGAACTATCGAAGAAATTTCCGGATTGAAATACATATGGCACACCCCac CTCCCAGTTGGATGGAATTTGTCACATGTACGCACAGATACACGAGTAAGCACCCTATATGCGCAGGAATGTTAGAGAAAAGCTGCACCAATGCCAAGCACCGTATGGTTAAAGTACTCCGAATGGATTTAGAAACATTGGCCGGTTTACTTCATACAAATCCGCGACTGAAAATAGTTCTGCTGCTTAGAGACCCACGTGGTTCTATGAACAGCCATTTAACAACAACATGGTATAAGGGCTTTCTTGATACAGATGAGCACGTGAATGACGATGCGTTGGTGCTCTGTTCGAGATTATTAAATGACATTAAGACAGGAAAACGATTACAATTGTTGCACCCAGATCGCATGATCATTATTCAGTATGAAGACATCGacactgaaaataaaatggaaGCATTAAGCAAGCTTGTTGATCTAGACAAGCTAGgggaaaatacatttaaactcGTGACTAGAGAAGATCACGTAGGGACAGCCAATTCAGGATTTCATCCCTTTAATTTTAGACAACAGTTGAATTGGACTGTAAATGTAATGATGAATCGTCATTGTGCAGATGTATATAAAGAGCTTGGATTGAGACAGTTTGATAGAGAAGAGGATCTGAGAGATGAAACCATCCCTGTAGTAATTAACAAGTTGCCATTCTCAGTGCATATGCAACCATAA